The following DNA comes from Halarsenatibacter silvermanii.
CCTGTTTGGCAGGAAAAACCGAGACCTTTTAGCATATCCATCATCTCGTCTCCGGTTATATCAATTCCCAGATGAGCGTTAACTCTCTGAGGTTTTAACTCCATAGATTCACTCCGATAAGGTCGGGGATACACGTCAACCAAATCTCCCCTGACCTCGGCAGAAGCATATTTTTCCAGCAGATAACAGGCTCTATTCGAGGCTTCTTCGATAGCTGTAATATCTATTTCTCTCTCGAAACGGTGGGAGGAATCGGTGGATAAGGCCAGACGCTGAGCTGTTCTACGGATGGAGACAGGATCAAAACAGGCCGCCTCCAAAAGAACATTTTCAGTATACCCGGTTACTTCGGTCTCAGCGCCGCCCATGACTCCGGCCAGACCGATGGCCTTTTCTCGATCGGCTATAACCAGATCCTCCTCAGTCAACCGTCTGTTTTCATCATCGAGCGTGATAAGTTTTTCGCCCGGCTCGGCTCTACGAACAATAATTTCATCCCCTGAAATCCTGTCAAAGTCAAAGGCGTGCAGCGGCTGATTGTACTCCAGCATGACAAAATTAGTAATATCCACGACATTATTGATCGGTCTTATACCCACAGCTTCGAGTCTTTGCTGCAGCCAGCGGGGAGAAGGTTTTATCTCAACCCCCTCAAGATAGCGGGCTGTATAGCGGGGACAGAGTTTTTCTTCCTCTATACTCACACTGACCGGCGATTCTCCCCGGGGTTTTACGCCGGTCCGGGGCCATTTGATTTCTAAATCTTTCTCAGCTAAAGCCCTTAATTCTCTGGCTATGCCCAGCATCCCCAGACAGCGAGCATAATTGGGGGTGAGATCGAGCTTATAAACGTGGTCATCTCTGCCGCTTTCGGAAATAAATTTCGAACCTGCCTCAAAATCCTCGGGCAGCTCCATGATGGCATCCTGTTTTTCATCTTCCAGACCGAGTTCGTGGGCAGAACAAATCATGCCCTGCGATCTGATATTTTCCATCTCTATTTCTTCTACCCTGCTCCCGTCCGGAAGTTCCGTACCGGGCAGAGCCACCGGGACTTTAATATTAGCTCTCACATTGTCAGCACCGCATATTATCTGTCTCTGCTCGCCATCAAAATCGACCTGACAGACCTGAAGATTTTCTTTTTCAGGATGTTTCTCGGTTTCAATCACCCGGCCTACAGCGATATATTCCAGTCCACTTCCCAGAAACTCCCGAGATTCTACTTCCAGCCCGGCCATGGTCAGCTCATGCTCGAGCTCCTCGGGAGTATAGGGCAGATCGATATACGAATCAAGCCAGTTATAGGAAACTTTCATTATGTTATCTCCTCCAGCGAATTATGTATTATTTTATCATTTGAATTGCTGCAGAAATCTTCTATCGTTTTCAAAGAGCAGCCTGATATCCTCGATTCCATATTTCAGCATAGCTATTCGATCAATACCCATTCCGAAAGCAAAACCGCTGAAATGATGGGGATCAATACCCGATATTTCTAAAACTTTAGGATGTACCATACCGGAACCCATTATCTCCAGCCAGCCGGTCCTGGAACAGAGCTTGCATCCAGCTCCTTCACACACTCCACAGGACACATCGACTTCGGCACTCGGCTCGGTGAAGGGGAAATAACTCGGTCGAAATCTCACATCTCTTTTTTGACCGTATATCTCCTCAACCATTATCCTTATGGTGCCTTTAAGATCTCCAAATGTTATGTTCTCGTTGACAACCAGCCCCTCAAGCTGATGAAAAACCGGCGAATGAGAGGCATCCAGCTCATCAGCTCTGTATACTCGCCCGGGGGCTATTATTCTGATAGGTGGTTCCGTATCTTCCATGGTTCTTATCTGGACTGGAGAAGTATGAGTTCTCAAAAGCAGATCATCATCGATATAAAGAGTATCCTGAAGGTCACGCGCGGGGTGATCTTCGGGGATGTTCAAAGCCTTAAAATTATGATATTCGTCTTCAGCCTCAGGACCTTCGGCAATTTTGAATCCCATACCTATGAAGATATCTTCCAGCTCTTCTTTGACTATCTCGATAGGATGGCGGCTGCCCTTCTCAACCTCAGCCCCCGGCAGAGTTACATCTAACCTTTCCTCTTTTAATTTTTGTTCTTTTAACTTCTTTTCCAGATCAGATCTTTTTTCTTTCAGTCTGGAGGATATATCCTCCTTCAGCTCATTGGCCGCTTTGCCCAGTATCGGTCTTTTCTCGTCCGGAATAGAGCCCATCATTCCAAAAAGTTTCTCCACCTCTCCCTCTTTGCCCAGATATTTAACTTTCACATCTTCCAGTTCATCGAGCGTATCAACGCTTCTATAATCATTTTCAAAATTTTCCTCTATTTCAGCTATTGTTTCATCGACGTCCAAAGATACTACACCTCCCGAGTTTTAATAAAGAATCCTATAATCCGCGAGAAAAACGATGTCTCAATAAAAAAATCCCCCGTCCTACAGGGACGAGAGACCAGAGTTTTAAAAAATATTTCTCCAGGCCGCCGGGATTTTCAGCAAAAAATTCAGCTGTTCAACAAAAATTTACTCTCATTTTCTGCACCCCGGTCAAAGATCTCCCTATAGGCCAGATAGGCTGAAAGCGAACCGGTTCTTTCAAAAAGCTGCCAGAAAAAAGAAGAGGAAAGATCCAAATTGATCACACCCTTTACCCAGGATTATTTAAAATACAATCTGTTTTGTTAAATTATATCACAGGACCCTGAAATAAACAACCGCCGCTGCAAAAATTTTAATAATTCTGTCTCACCCAATCAAACATAACAATCGAACCAGCCACCCCGGCATTTAGAGAATTCAAATCTCCCGGCAGAGGAATGCTTACAGGTATGTGATTGATGCTCCTCAATTTACCGGGAATACCCCGGCTTTCATTGCCGACCACGAAAATATCCTCATCGCCCAGGGATATATCAAAGTAATTATTTTCAGCATCAGGTGAAGTTATTACCATTCTTCTCTCTTCGGCCACATCCAGCACAGTTTTGATGAATTCTTCGCTCTCCAGATCAGGGCAGACCCGCGGCTTAAAAATTCCTCCCATACTGGATCTGATGACTTTGGGATTAAAAAGCTCAACAGTACCTTTTAACGCTACAATCCCTTTCACTCCAGCAGCTGAGGCGCTTCTTATCAGAGTGCCGGCATTGCCGGGATCCTGAATTTTGGCCAGCATCAAAAGAGGGCCTTCCAGGCTGAGAATCTTTTCCAGCGATGATGTGTTTCTTCTGGCCACGGCTACAATCCCCTGAGGAGTTACTGTTGTGGAGACTTCGGTCATCAATTCGGAGGCAAGATTTATAAATACGACTCCTTCCCCTACAAGCTCCTTTATCCGATCAAGCTCATCCTCTATTTCCTGATTTTTGTCTATATATACTTCTTCTATTTTGGCCCCGGCTTTGAGAGCTGATTCGATCAAATTAAAGCCTTCCAGCAAAAACTGCTGCTTTTGACGGCGATATTTTTTGCTCTGCAGCTTTACCAGTTCCTTAACCCGGGAATTCTGTCTGCTGTTTATTTCCTTCATATAATCCCTCCCGGTTGACAAAAAGCAAAAACCCCGGAACATTGCTGCCGGGGCATGCTATATAAATGGATTCATCTTCAGTTTTCAAGCTCTTCTTTGGCCAGTTCTACAAGTCTGGCAAAAGCCTCTTTATCGTTGACGGCTAAGTCTGCCATTATTTTGCGGTCGAGTTCTACATTGGCCTGCTTGAGGCCATTTATTAATCTGCTGTAAGAAAGGCCGTTATTGCGGGCAGCGGCATTTATCCTGGTGATCCACAGCCGTCGAAATTCCCGCTTTTTATTTTTTCTATCCCTGTAAGCATATTCGAGCGACTTCATAACCTGCTGTTTGGCAGGTTTGAACAGTTTGCTTTTTGAACCGAAATAACCTTTCGCATTTTTTAGTACTTTTTTTCTTCTCTTTCTGGCCTTGCTTCCCCTTTTTACTCTGGTCATGATTCCACACTCCTTTCCAGCAGCCTGCCGGGCAGCAAAGCATAAAACAAAGCAGCCTCCCGGCAAAATGTGTATTTGTTTGCCTGCTAATTTGTCACATTATTGATAGGGAATCATTTTTCTATAATCTTTAGCATGAGCCTTTTCCAGCTCTTTTTCTTTGTTCAGCCTTCGTTTGCGGGCAGAATTTTTCTTGACCTGTTTGTGGTTCATAAAGCCCTTTTTATACATAAGCTTGCCCGTACCTGTTTTTTTAATTCGCTTGGCGATACCTTTATGAGTCTTCATTTTTGGCATGAGTTACACCTCCAGCTTTATTTATCGCTGTCCGGGGTTATGTGCATAAACATATCCCGGCCCTCCATGGTAGGTCCGCTTTCGACAGAGCCCAGATCTTCAGTTCCCTCTTTAATTCTGTCCATCAGATCATAACCGAGCTCTTTATGGACCAATTCTCTGCCTCTAAATTTTACCCTAACTTTAACCTTATCTTTATCATTCAGAAAACGACGAGCCTGTTTGAGCTTGACGTTAAAATCATGATCATCGATCTTAACACCCATCTGCACTTCCTTGACGTTCATCACATTCTGATTCTTTTTAGCTTCCTTCTCTTTTTTAGCCTGTTCGTACTTGTATTTGCCATAATCCATCAGCTTGCAAACAGGTGGGTCTGCTTGAGGAGCTACCTCAACCAGATCAAGACCTTTTTCTTCAGCTTTTTCTCTAGCATTCTCGATGTTTGTTATGCCAATCTGCTCTCCTTCTGAATCCACAAGTCTAATTTTGTTCGCGCGAATCTCGTCATTGACCCGCAGGTCTTCTACGATTTTATACACCTCCTGATAAAAATTAAAAAGCAGGCCATAGAAGGCCCGCTTCCATAATCCATCCACTGCCATCCATCGAATCGATCAGTCGGACAGCTTCGGCAGATTATTAACCAATGATCCTATCATTGGTGAGAAGCAGGGGCCTCTTCTTTATTGTCGTGTTGTATAATATCAGAAGAGCCCTGATAAGTCAACTTCTTTTTTCCTCTATTTCCCACAGGATATCCATTATGAATTTATCTACAGCTTTTTCTCCCAGATCCCCTTCCCGCCGGTGCCTTACGGATACCGTACCATCTTCTTCCTCGCGGGAACCAACTATCAACATATAAGGGACCTGCTCCACCTGAGCTTCTCTAATCCTGTAACTAACCTGTTCATCTCTGGCATCGAGCTCAGCCCTAATACCCTTCTCTATCAAACTGCCTTTTATTCCTTCTGCGTAGCTTTCCTGATCGCTGGAAACCGGTATGATTCTGACCTGAACAGGCGAAATCCAGGTAGGAAAAGCACCGCCATAATGTTCTATCAGGATACCTATAAATCTCTCTATGCTTCCGAAAATCGCCCTGTGAATCATCACCGGTCGATGCTCCTCATCATCCTCTCCTACATAGGTCAGATCAAACCGCTCGGGCATCTGAAAATCCAGCTGAATTGTGCCGCACTGCCAGGTTCGGCCCAGACAATCCTCCAGGTTAAAATCTATTTTAGGGCCATAAAAAGCGCCATCACCTTCATTGATGACATAGTCCAGATCATTTTCAAGGATGGCATTTTCCAGAGCTTCAGTGGCTTTATCCCAAAGTGCATCATCTCCCATAGCTTTATCGGGCTGGGTGCTCAACTCCACGTTATAATCAAAATCAAAAGCGCTGTAAAGTATCTCGACCAGTTCAATCACGCCGTTTAGTTCATCCTCTATCTGGGAGGGCAGGCAGAAGATATGAGCATCATCCTGGGTAAAAGCTCTGACGCGCATAAGACCATGAAGCGTTCCGGATCTTTCGTGGCGGTGTACCAGGCCGAGCTCTCCCAGTCTGAGAGGAAAGTCGCGATAGCTGTGCATCTTATTGTTATAAATCTTGATAGCTCCCGGACAGTTCATGGGCTTGACTGCATGGTCGCTCTCATCTATTTCTGTAAAATACATGTTATCCTTGTAATGATCCCAGTGCCCGGACTGCTCCCAGAGCTTTCTATCCAGCAGAATTGGAGATTGAACCTCTTTATAACCAAACCTGCGGTGCTGCTCCCGCCAGAAGTCGAGCAGTTCATTCCAGATAACCATGCCCCGGGGATGGAAGAACGGAAAGCCTTTACCCTCGTCATGCAGACTGAACAAATCCAGTTCTTTGCCCAGCTTGCGGTGATCTCTCTTTTTGGCCTCTTCCAGCATCTCCAGGTGATCATCCAGATCTTCCTCTGCAGCAAAGGCAGTTCCATAAATTC
Coding sequences within:
- the pheS gene encoding phenylalanine--tRNA ligase subunit alpha, coding for MDVDETIAEIEENFENDYRSVDTLDELEDVKVKYLGKEGEVEKLFGMMGSIPDEKRPILGKAANELKEDISSRLKEKRSDLEKKLKEQKLKEERLDVTLPGAEVEKGSRHPIEIVKEELEDIFIGMGFKIAEGPEAEDEYHNFKALNIPEDHPARDLQDTLYIDDDLLLRTHTSPVQIRTMEDTEPPIRIIAPGRVYRADELDASHSPVFHQLEGLVVNENITFGDLKGTIRIMVEEIYGQKRDVRFRPSYFPFTEPSAEVDVSCGVCEGAGCKLCSRTGWLEIMGSGMVHPKVLEISGIDPHHFSGFAFGMGIDRIAMLKYGIEDIRLLFENDRRFLQQFK
- the infC gene encoding translation initiation factor IF-3 translates to MAVDGLWKRAFYGLLFNFYQEVYKIVEDLRVNDEIRANKIRLVDSEGEQIGITNIENAREKAEEKGLDLVEVAPQADPPVCKLMDYGKYKYEQAKKEKEAKKNQNVMNVKEVQMGVKIDDHDFNVKLKQARRFLNDKDKVKVRVKFRGRELVHKELGYDLMDRIKEGTEDLGSVESGPTMEGRDMFMHITPDSDK
- a CDS encoding TrmH family RNA methyltransferase, which produces MKEINSRQNSRVKELVKLQSKKYRRQKQQFLLEGFNLIESALKAGAKIEEVYIDKNQEIEDELDRIKELVGEGVVFINLASELMTEVSTTVTPQGIVAVARRNTSSLEKILSLEGPLLMLAKIQDPGNAGTLIRSASAAGVKGIVALKGTVELFNPKVIRSSMGGIFKPRVCPDLESEEFIKTVLDVAEERRMVITSPDAENNYFDISLGDEDIFVVGNESRGIPGKLRSINHIPVSIPLPGDLNSLNAGVAGSIVMFDWVRQNY
- the rplT gene encoding 50S ribosomal protein L20 translates to MTRVKRGSKARKRRKKVLKNAKGYFGSKSKLFKPAKQQVMKSLEYAYRDRKNKKREFRRLWITRINAAARNNGLSYSRLINGLKQANVELDRKIMADLAVNDKEAFARLVELAKEELEN
- the pheT gene encoding phenylalanine--tRNA ligase subunit beta, whose product is MKVSYNWLDSYIDLPYTPEELEHELTMAGLEVESREFLGSGLEYIAVGRVIETEKHPEKENLQVCQVDFDGEQRQIICGADNVRANIKVPVALPGTELPDGSRVEEIEMENIRSQGMICSAHELGLEDEKQDAIMELPEDFEAGSKFISESGRDDHVYKLDLTPNYARCLGMLGIARELRALAEKDLEIKWPRTGVKPRGESPVSVSIEEEKLCPRYTARYLEGVEIKPSPRWLQQRLEAVGIRPINNVVDITNFVMLEYNQPLHAFDFDRISGDEIIVRRAEPGEKLITLDDENRRLTEEDLVIADREKAIGLAGVMGGAETEVTGYTENVLLEAACFDPVSIRRTAQRLALSTDSSHRFEREIDITAIEEASNRACYLLEKYASAEVRGDLVDVYPRPYRSESMELKPQRVNAHLGIDITGDEMMDMLKGLGFSCQTGEKEDLLQVEIPGFRTDVECEAGLIEEIARVYGYNNIDYTSPPAREAGGRTDRQKAEKKVSDFLKGQGLEEALCFSLRPREDDFLPYLEETQKEIVKLKNPLSESFATLRTSLLPGLIESLSHNARSQVEVMGIFEMGNVFFEGGNADKRPEENKNLGLASMGADDFRDVWELDAADFFYLKGIAENLLDDLEVNEFNWQRFDHPAFHPGRCAELIIDDEKAGYLGELHPDLIDFYDLPERTSAGEFDFGLLFARSGYREIEYEPLPRHPSIDRDLAFIVDEEVSARELRSAVIEEASSNLSRVRVFDYYRGDQIPDGKKSIALKLKFQNRERTLTEEEIGQDMDNIIERTKKELGASIRGM
- the thrS gene encoding threonine--tRNA ligase; this translates as MKEVILPDGSKMEAADESTVLDIAYEIGPNLGDDAVAGRVNGEMVDVYYDPSEGDEVSIITIDSEDGVDILRHTASHVMAHAVKNLYDDVSLAIGPTTDDGFYYDIDLETTISSDDFPEIKEEMNRLIEKDIKIEREEIPREEALEMMRERGENYKIELIEELDDDRISFYRQGDFLDLCQGPHLPSTGMVKAFDLLSVAGAYWRGDEDNPMLQRIYGTAFAAEEDLDDHLEMLEEAKKRDHRKLGKELDLFSLHDEGKGFPFFHPRGMVIWNELLDFWREQHRRFGYKEVQSPILLDRKLWEQSGHWDHYKDNMYFTEIDESDHAVKPMNCPGAIKIYNNKMHSYRDFPLRLGELGLVHRHERSGTLHGLMRVRAFTQDDAHIFCLPSQIEDELNGVIELVEILYSAFDFDYNVELSTQPDKAMGDDALWDKATEALENAILENDLDYVINEGDGAFYGPKIDFNLEDCLGRTWQCGTIQLDFQMPERFDLTYVGEDDEEHRPVMIHRAIFGSIERFIGILIEHYGGAFPTWISPVQVRIIPVSSDQESYAEGIKGSLIEKGIRAELDARDEQVSYRIREAQVEQVPYMLIVGSREEEDGTVSVRHRREGDLGEKAVDKFIMDILWEIEEKRS
- the rpmI gene encoding 50S ribosomal protein L35: MPKMKTHKGIAKRIKKTGTGKLMYKKGFMNHKQVKKNSARKRRLNKEKELEKAHAKDYRKMIPYQ